From one Sulfurirhabdus autotrophica genomic stretch:
- the rpmB gene encoding 50S ribosomal protein L28 → MARVCLVTGKKPMTGNHVSHANNRTKRRFLPNLQNRKFWVEGENRWVSMRVSNAGLRTIDKKGIDVVLAELRERGEKI, encoded by the coding sequence ATGGCCCGAGTATGTTTAGTTACCGGCAAAAAGCCGATGACGGGAAACCATGTTTCCCATGCAAATAACAGAACCAAGCGTCGTTTTTTACCAAACCTGCAAAATCGCAAGTTCTGGGTTGAAGGCGAGAATCGTTGGGTGAGCATGCGTGTTAGCAATGCTGGTCTGCGTACCATTGATAAGAAAGGTATCGATGTTGTGTTGGCTGAACTGCGTGAACGCGGCGAGAAAATTTAA
- the rpmG gene encoding 50S ribosomal protein L33, giving the protein MREKIKLESSAGTGHFYTTTKNKRTMPEKMEIKKYDPVARKHVMYKETKLK; this is encoded by the coding sequence ATGCGCGAAAAAATCAAGTTAGAATCAAGCGCTGGTACAGGTCATTTCTATACCACGACAAAGAACAAACGCACCATGCCTGAAAAAATGGAAATCAAGAAGTACGATCCTGTTGCACGCAAGCATGTTATGTACAAAGAAACCAAGCTGAAATAA